CCGTGCCCGAGCGGAGAATCTCCGCGATCGTCTTCTGGCGGCGAGCACGCGCGTCGGTCACGGCCGCACTCCCATCATCCAGGCCATGGCGCCGCGCGCCGTGTGCATGCGGTTGGTCGCCTGTCGCCACACGGCGCTGCGGGCGCCGTCGATCACGCCGTCGGTCACTTCCTCGCCCCGCCGCGCCGGCAGGCAATGGAGGAACCAGGCCTCGTCGGCCTGCCCCATCAGCGTCTCGTTGACTTGATAGGGGGCCAGCGCCTTCTGCCGCGCCGCGGCCTCGTCGTCCTGGCCCATCGACACCCAGACGTCGGTGTAGACGAACTGGGCGCCGCGCACGGCTTCGGCGGGGTCGGCCGTGTGCGTGACGGCGCCGCCATAGGAAGCGAGCTCCGCGTCGGGGAAACCGTAGCCGTCCGGGCTGGCGATGCGCAGTTCGACCCCGAGCTTGGCGCAAGCCTCGGCCAGCGACCGCGCGACATTGTTGGCGTCGCCGATATAGGCGATGCGCGCGCCGTCGAGCGTGCCCAGCAATTGCTGGACCGTCAGCAGGTCGGCCAGCGCCTGCAGCGGATGGTCGCTGTCCGAGAGCATGTTGAGGACCGGCGTCTCGACTGCAGCCGCCATCTGCTCGAGCACCTCATGGTCCATGACCCGGCCGGCGATCAGCCCATGGTAGCAGGCGAGCGTGTTGGCGACGTCCTCGGCCGTCTCCCGCGTGCCAAGGCCGACCTCGTCCTTCTGGATGTAGACCGGATGCCCGCCCAGTTGGACGACCGCCATCTCCATCGAGTTGCGGGTGCGCGCGCTCGGCTTCTGGAAGACCATGGCGACGCCCTTGCCCGCCAGCGGCCGTCCGCATTCGGGCTGCGCCGAGAGCGCGAGGATGTCGCGCAGCGCCTGGGGATCGAGGTCCCGTATCGTCAGGAGGTCGCTCACCAGTCCGCTTCCTTCTTGATCATGGTGCCGATGCCCTGATCGGTCAGCAATTCGACGAGCAAGGCATGCTGCACGCGGCCGTCGATGATGTGGGCAGTGCCGACACCGCCTTCGACCGCCTCGGCACAAGCGCGCAGCTTGGGGATCATGCCGCGGCTGACGCTCTCATGTTCGATGCGCGCGCGCAGTTCGGCAACCGTCAGCCGGGGAACGAGGCTCGTTTCATCGTTCACGTCCTCCAGCAGCCCGGGCGCGGCGGTCAGATAGATGATCTTCTCGGCGCCCATCGCCGCGGCGATCGCGCGGGCGGCGTCGTCGGCGTTGACGTTATAGGGCTGGCCCGAAGCATCGGCGCCGATCGTCGAGACGACCGGCGTCAGCCCGTCGTCGAGCAATTGGTGGATCAGGCCGGCGCGCACCTGGGTGACATCGCCGACGAAGCCGAGCGCGGGATCGCGCGGGGTGGTGACGAGGAATCCGGCATCCTCGCCCGACACGCCGACCGCGACCGGCTCCTCGCCGGCCTCGCCGTTGATCGTGGCCACGAGATCGCGGTTGACCTTGCCGACCAGCACCATGCGGACGATGTCGAGCGTCTCGGCGTCGGTGACGCGGAGGCCGTCGCGGAATTCGGGCTGCTTCCCCATCCGCTCCATCACGGCGTTGACCTGCGGGCCGCCGCCATGGACGAGGACGCAGCGCACGCCGACGCTGCGCAGCAGCAGCACGTCCTGCGCAAGCGCGCGATCTAGTTCCTTGTCGATCGCCGCCCCGCCGAGCTTCACGACCACGGACTTGCCCGCGAAACGGCGGATGTAGGGCAGCGCCTGGACGAGGATCGACGCCGTTTCGGATGGCCCCAGGGCGGCACCTGCTCCCCGGCGGAAGCCTGGTTCCGGTTCGGACCCGGAAGCTGGGCCCCGGCTTTCGCCGGGGAACGGAGGCTTGGTGGGGCTGGTCATGACGTCTTGCTGTTCTCTTTGATGTAGCCGGGGCCGAGATCGATGCCGATCACCTGCGCAGCGCCGGTGCCGAGATTGAGCGCGACCTCGATGTCGATCTGCTCGTTCTTCATGTGCGCCGCCACCGCGTCGGCGTCGTGGTCGGCATGCGTGCCAGCGCGCGACACGACGATGCCGCCATAGGCAACCGTCACCTTGTCCGGATCGAAGGCGACGCCAGCCGATCCCGCGGCGGCAAGGAGCCGGCCCCAATAGGGATCGGAGCCGTACCACGAGCATTTGACGAGATTGTTCTCGGCGATGTTCTTGGCGGCGATGCGCGCCTCTGCGTCGCTGGCGGCGCCGGTCACGCGGAGCGTCACCATCTTGGTCATGCCCTCGGCATCGCGCGCCATCTGCAGCGTTAGATCCTCGCAGACCTTGTGAACGGCATCCGCGAACTCGGCCATGTCCGGCTTTCCGCGGCGGCCGTTGGCGAGCAGGATGACGGTGTCGTTGGTTGAGGTCGCGCCGTCGACATTAAGGGTGTTGAACGTGCGGTTGGCGGCATCGCGCAGGACCTGCTGCATCTCGTCGCGCGACACGTCGGCGTCGGTGGTGAGGAAGGCCAGCATCGTCGCCATGTTAGGCGCGATCATGCCGCAGCCCTTGGCCATGCCGCCCAATGTGAAGGTCGATCCCTTCACCACCGCCTCCTTGGGAGCATGATCGGTGGTGAGGATGCCCTTGGCGGCGTCCTCCGAACCGTCGACCGACAGCTTCTTGGCGAGCTTGGGGGTGGCCTCCAGGATCTTGTCCATCGGCAGCGGCGTGCCGATGATGCCCGTCGAGCAGACCAGGACGTCCTGCGCCTTTATGCCGAGCGCCTCGGCCGTCGCCGCGCACATCGCCTCGGCATCGGCATATCCCTGCGGCCCGGTGCCGGCATTGGCGTTACCCGAATTGACGATGATCGCCGCCGCGCGGCCTCCATTGTCGGCGAGCCGCTGGCGCGACACCCCCACGGGCGGCGCGAAGAACTTGTTCTGGGTCAAGACCGCGACCGCCGTCACCGGCTGGCGGTCGTCGGTCGCGACCAGCGCCATGTCGTAGCGGCGGCGCTTGACGCCGGCATGCAGGCCGGACGCGACAAAACCTTCGGCAGCGGTAACGCTCACGGATAAACTCCACAGACAGAAAGGCCCTGCTTCTCCTCGAAGCCGAGCATGAGATTGGCGCACTGGATCATCTGGCCGGCAGCGCCCTTCACCAGATTGTCGAGCGCCGAAATGGCCAGCACCCGGCCGGTCCGCGCGTCGTAACGCGCTGTGACCTGCACCGCATTGGATCCGAGCGTCCATTTGGTTGCGGGCGGCCGGTCGGTAACGTGGACGAACGGCTCCTGCGCATAGGCCGCGCGCAACGCCTCGAGCGGTGTGTCGGCAGCCATCGGCCCCGTCGCAATGCCGTAGCAGGTGGCGAGGATGCCGCGGTTCATCGGCGCGAGATGGGGCGTGAACAGGACCCTGGCGCCAAGGCTCGTCTCCATCTCGGCAGTGTGGCGGTGCGAGACCAGGCCATAGGCCGAGAGCGATTCGGAGACGGTGTTGAAGTGGGTGTTTTCTTTCAGCCCCTTGCCGGCGCCGCTGACTCCCGAGGTGGCGTCGACCACGATGCTCGCCGGATCGACCAAACCGGCGTCGATCAGCGGCTTCAGCGCCAGGATGGTCGCAGTCGGATAGCAGCCCGCGGCCGCGACCGCGCGGGCGCCGCGGATGGCGTCGCGATGCAGCTCGGGAATGCCGTAGACGAAGCGGTCGAGCAGTTCGGGCGCCGCATGCGCCTCGCCATACCATTGCTCGTAGACCTTCGGATCGCGCAGCCGGAAATCGGCGCCGAGATCGACGAACGCGATGCCGCGGCCGAGGATCGTGGCGGCGAGCGCCTGCGATTGGCCATGCGGAAGCGCGGCGAAGACGAGGTCGATCCCGTCGAGCGCACTCTCCTCGTAGCGTTCGAAGCGCGCGCCCGGATAAGCCAGTGCGAGATGGGGGTGCACGTCCTCGAGCGCGGCGCCGGCCTGGCTGTCGCCGAACAGACGCACGGGGGCGAGCTCGGCATGGCCGGCACACAGCCGGAGCAACTCGCCGCCCACGAATCCCGAGGCTCCGAAAATGGCAGTCCTGATCGTCATGCGCGGCCATATGCATAGTCATGCATATTTATGCAAGGCAGGAATATCGCGGTGTCAGGCCTCGACCGCGTCGCCCTCCACGTCGGGCAGGAACTCGAGGATGTCTCCGGGCTGGCAGTCCAGCGCGGCGCAGATCGCCTCCAGCGTCGAAAAGCGGATCGCGCGCGCCTTGCCGGTCTTGAGGATCGAAAGGTTGACGATCGTGATCCCGACGCGGTCGGCAAGGTCGGTCAGCGTCATCCGCCGGTTGTGCAACAGATCGTCGAGCTTGACGGCGATCGCCATGTCACACCGTCGCCTCGAGGTCTTCGCGCATGACCGTGCCTTCCGCGAACACGCGCGCCAGCACGAAGGTCAGCAGGACGGCGAGCCAGCCGTTGATCGAGAACCCCGCGTCCAGATCGACCGGATGCGCAGGCGAGGAGACCGCCTCGCCGATCGCACCGATGATCATGCCGAGCAGCTGGAGCGCGAGCAATATCCAGGCGATCGCCTGCAGGCGGTAGGCATTGGCGGCAACGAACGGGTCGCCGGCGCGCACCGTCTCCGCCATCGCGACCAGGCGCTTCAGCACCGCATGGTTGAGCGGGATCGTAACGAGGCCGATCAGCGCCACCGCACGCAGCCCCATGATGACCCGATCCGCTTCGGGCGACGGCGTCATCTTGAAGGCCGACATGATCCACGCCTCGTTAGGCATGACGACCAGCAAAGCGAGGATTGCGAGGCCCAACAGCCAATTGAGGACGATCAGGATGCGCAGCAGCACATAGGCGATCGGCAAAGCGGCAGAATAAGAGCGGGACATCGCGTGCCTCCAACGATTCTCAATATCGATAAACGATAATCTCTTTATCGATATTCGTCAAACGCTGTCTGGGCGATGATCGCTATGATTCCAGATAGGCGACGATCAGGTCGGCCGCGTCCTCCGCGCTCAGCGTCGCCGTGTCGATGCGCAGTTCCGACCGTTCTGGTTCTTCATAGGGCGAGTCGATGCCGGTAAAGTTGCGCAGCCGGCCCGCCCGCGCCTTTTTGTAGAGGCCCTTCACGTCGCGCCGCTCCGCCTCGGCCAGCGGCGTGTCGACAAAGATCTCGATGAAGTCGCCGGCCGGCAGCATCTCCCGTACCATGCGCCGTTCGGCCCGGAACGGGCTGATGAAGGCGCAGAGCACGATCAGGCCCGCGTCGAGCATCAGCCGCGCGCTCTCGCCGGCGCGGCGGATATTCTCGATCCGGTCAGCGTCGGTGAAGCCCAGATCCTTGTTGAGCCCGAGGCGGAGATTGTCGCCGTCGAGCAGGAAGGTGTGACGGCCGCGGAGGTGCAGCTTCTGCTCGACGAGATTGGCGATGGTCGACTTGCCGGCGCCGCTGAGGCCGGTGAACCAGAGCAGTTTCGGCGCCTGTCCCTTGATCGCGGCGCGACTCTCGGGGGTCACGTCGAGTATCTGTTCGTGGACGTTGACCGACCGGCGCAGCGCATGATGGATCAGCCCGGCCGCGACGGTCGCGTTGGTCAGGCGGTCGATCAGGATGAAGCCGCCCAGCTCCCGGCTCGTCTCATAGGGCTCGAACACGATCGGGCGCGCCGTCCACAGATTGGCGACGCCGATGTCGTTGAGCTCCAGCACCTTGGCGGCCAGCTGCTCCTGCGTGTCGGCATTGATCCGGTATTTGGGCGTCTGAACGGTCGCGAGCACATTCTGGGTGGCGAGCTTCAGCGCATATTGGCGGCCGGGCAGCAAAGCCTCCTCGCCCATCCAGATCAAAGTCGCCTCGAACTGGTCGGCGCCCTGGGGCGGATCGCGCTCAGCAGCAAGCACGTCACCACGCGAGCAATCGACATGGTCCTCGAAGCTGAGCGTGACCGACTGGCCGGCCACGGCCTCGGAAAGATCGCCGTCCATCGTCACGATCCGGTCGACCGTGACCTTGCGCCCCGAGGGAAGGACGCACAGCCGGTCGCCAATACGCACGCTGCCGCCGACGATCGTGCCGGCATAGCCGCGGCTCTCCGGGCCGACGCGGGTGACGAGCTGGACGGGCATGCGAAACGGTCGCTGCCCGCCGTCGTCGAGCGCGACCTCCTCGAGATGGCGGAGCAAGGGCGGCCCGACATACCAGGGCGCGGCCGGCGACGGCTTGGCAAGATTGTCGGCATGCAGCGCCGAGATCGGGATGAACAGCGCATCGTCGATCCCGACCCGCCCGGCAAACTCCAAGAAATCGGCGCGGATCGCGTCGAACACGGCCTCGTCCCAGCCGACCAGGTCCATCTTGTTGACCGCGACGACGAAGCGGCGGACGCCCAGCAGCCGCGCGACATGGGCGTGGCGCCGCGTCTGGGTCAGCACGCCCTTGCGCGCGTCGACCAGCACGATGGCGAGGTCGGCGCGCGAGGCCCCGGTCGCCATGTTGCGCGTATATTGCTCGTGCCCCGGCGCATCGATCAGCACGAACGCCCGCCGCGCCGTCTCGAAGCGGCGATATGCGACGTCGATCGTGATGCCCTGCTCGCGCTCGGCTTCCAGGCCGTCGAACAGCAACGCATAGTCGACGCCGTTCGCCTTGGTGCGCAGGCCCTCCAGCTCGTCGTCGCGGATCGACCCGCATTCGTGCAGCAGCCGCCCGATCAGGGTCGACTTGCCGTCGTCGACGGAACCGCAGGTGATGAGCCGAAGAAGTGTCATTGCGTCGCGCAGGGATCGATTGCAGACAGTGCAGTGTCAAGCGGGAGGAAGCTCACGATGCGTGCACGCCGTTTCGGTTCTGTGGCCTTGTTCGTCCTGGCCGCCGCCATCGCCTCTCCCGCTGTGTCCGCGCCCGCGCCCCAGGCCGACCAGGCCAAGGACATATTGAAGCGCTCGATCGGCTTCCGCACCGTCAAGGGCCAGGGCCAGACCGAGGCCTATGCCGACTATCTCGCCTCGGTCCTGAAGGATGCCGGCTTCCCGGCCGGCGACATCGAGGTCACGCCCGTCGGCGATACCGCGACCTTGACCGCGCGCTACCGCGGCGCCGACCCCGCCAGGAAGCCGATCCTTCTGCTCGTTCACATGGACGTGGTGGAAGCCAGGGCCGCCGACTGGAAGCGCGACCCGTTCACCGCCATCGAGGAGAATGGCTACATTTTCGGCCGCGGCGCGACAGACAACAAGTTCGACGTGGCGATGATCACCGCCACGATCGCCCAGTTGAAGCGCGAGGGCTTTCGCCCCGGCCGCGATATCATCCTCACCTTCACCGGCGACGAGGAGACCGAGATGGCGACGACCCAACTCCTCGCGCAGCGGTTCAAGGACGCCGAAATCGTTCTGAACGGCGACGGCGGCGGCGGCGCGCTCGGCGACGACGGCAAGCCGCTTTATTACAGCCTGCAGGCGGCCGAGAAGACCTATGCCGACTTCGTCGTCGAGTTCACCGATCCCGGCGGCCATTCGAGCCGTCCCGGCAAGAACAACCCGATCTACCGGCTCGCCAAGGCGCTCGACCACGTCGGCGCCTACAAATTCCCGCCGCAGGCGAGCCCCATCACCCGCGCAGCATTGAAGGCGCAGAGCAAGCTCGTCGGCGGCGAGATCGGCGCGGCGATGGCGCGCTTCGCCGCCGATCCGGCCGACACCGAGGCCGCCGACCGCATCTCGCAGGACCCCGAATATATCGGCCAGGTCCGCACCACCTGCGTCGCCACGATGGTCAATGCCGGCCACGCCGAGAACGCACTGCCGCAGCGCGCGACCGCCAACATCAACTGCCGCATCTTCCCGGGCGTAAAGCCCGAGACGGTGCAGGCCAAGCTGGCCGAAATCGTCGCCGATCCCGATGCGAAGATCACGACCAAGGGCGAGGTCAATTACAGCGACGCCTCCCCGCTCCGCGACGACGTGATGAAGGCAATCGACAAGGCCGTGCACGCACGGGCGCCCGGCCTGCCGATCATCCCCACGATGGAAGCGGGCGCGACCGACAGCCTCCATTTCCGCGCGCTGGGCATCCCCAGCTACGGCGTCTCCGGCCTGTTCATGAAGCCGACCGACATGCTGGCCCACGGACTGGACGAGCGGGTGCCGGTCGCCAGCATCGCCCCGGCGCTCGACCATTGGCGCTCGCTACTGACCGATCTCGGGCGCTGAATTTCAGCGAAAGTGCGGCCGCTCGAGCAAGGTGTCGAGCCAGCGCGTGACCATCGCAGAGGCCTGTTCGGCCGTGAAGGTCGAGGGATCGAGCGAGAGCTCGAGCCACAGGCCGTCGACCAGGGCCGTGAGCGCGATCGCAACCGGCCCCGCCTCGGCTGCCGAAAGGCCGGTGCCGACGAGCAGCCCTTCGAGCTGGCGTCGATAGTCGCCATAGGTCTCGCTGTGGATCGCGGCGATTGCGGCGTCAGTCTTCACCAGGCTCCAGAAAGCGAGCCAGGTCGCCAGCAGGCGCGGATCCGCGATCGGCGGACGGAACGAGGCAGTCACGAACGCGACCAGCCGCGCCCGCGGATCGTCGCCGGCCTGCCCAGCGGCCTCGTCGAGCGTCGCCGAAACGCGCGCCACCACTCCGCGGTACGTCTCCGCGATCAGCGCGTCGATGCCGTCGAAATAATGGCGGAGAAGACCCGGCGATACGCCGGCTTTGGCGCAGATCGCCCGGACCGACGTGCCCGATGCGCCGCGCTCCGCGAGGCAGTCGGCCGCCGCATCGATCAGCGATTGCCGCCTGATATCGGCCGGTTCGCGGGAAGCCACTCTGTTCATTCGTCTTTGCTGCCCCGGAACGAACGACATTGCCAGCCCCGGACAACCATTATACGCTTGTATAACATCTCGGAGTTGCAGCCATGTCCCAGTCCCCGGTCCTTGCCCATGGCAGCAACGTCGATCCGGACGAAGGCTGGAGCCTGCCGGCCTGGATCTATCGCGATCCGGAATTCCACCGCGTCGAGGCCGAACGCGTGATGCGGCCGAGCTGGCAGGTGGTCTGCCACTTGAGCGACGTGCCGCAGGCCGGCGACTGGCACACGCTCGAATTTCTCGGCGAAAGCATCATCGTCGTCCGCGGCAAGGACGCGATCGTCCGCGCCTTCACCAACGTCTGCCGCCACCGCGGATCGCGGATCGTCGACGGCTCTTCCGGCTGCACGAAGAAACTGGTCTGCCCCTATCACGCCTGGACTTACGATCTGGACGGCCGCCTCGCCGGCGTTCCAGACAAGAGCGAATATCCCGATTTCGACATGGCCGACCACGGCCTGGTCCCGGTCGAGATGGAGGTGTGGCGCGGCTTCATCTTCGTCCGGCTGAAGAGCGGCGGGCCGGCCGTATGGGAGATGATGGCGCCCTATGAGGAGCGGATCGCCCCCTATCGCTTCGAGGAGATGCAGGCGCTCGGCCGGGTGACGATGCGGCCGCGGCCGGTCAATTGGAAGAATGTCGCCGACAATTACTCGGACGGGCTCCACATACCCATCGCCCATCCCGGCCTCACCCGCCTGTTCGGGCGCGGCTACGGCGTCGAGGCCGAGGAGAATGTCGACCGCATGTGGGGCGCGCTGGTGGATCGGCCGTCGGCCAATTTGTCCGAACGCGCCTATCAGAAACTGCTGCCGCCCGTCCCTCACCTGCCCCCCGAGGCGCAGCGCCTGTGGCTCTATTTCAAGCTGTGGCCGAACGTTGCCTTCGACATCTATCCGGACCAGGTCGATTTCATGCAGTTCCTGCCGGTCTCGCCAACCGAGACCCTGATCCGCGAGATTAGCTATGCGCTGCCGGATGACCGCCGCGAGATGAAGGCGGCGCGTTATCTGAACTGGCGGATTAACCGCCAGGTCAATGCCGAGGACACCGTGCTGATCGCCCGCGTCCAGGCCGGCATGAACTCGGAAAGCTTCACGGTCGGGCCGCTCAGCGACCAGGAGGTCTGCCTGAAGAGCTTCTGCCGCAAGATGCGCAGCCTGATCCCCGAATCCCGCCTCCACCACCCCCCTGCGCCCGGCTGGAGCCTGCGCAACGCGGTGGCCTCCGTGACCTAGCCGTCATCCCCGCGAAGGCGGGGATCCCGCTTCTTTTGAGCTGCGGGCATTGGGAAAAGCGGGATTCCGGCTTACGCGGGAATGACGAGGAACGAGAATGACTAGGAAATATGACGCGATCATCATCGGTGCGGGCCATAACGGCCTCGTCTGCGCCTTCTATCTCGCCCGTGCGGGGCTCAAGGTGCGCATCGTCGAGCGGCGCGGCGTGGTCGGCGGCGCTGCCGTCACGGAGGAATTCCATCCCGGCTTCCGCAATTCGGTGGCGAGCTACACGGTCAGCCTGCTGCAGCCCAAGGTCATCCGCGACATGAAGCTGGTCGACCAGGGCTACAAGGTGATCGAGCGGCCGATCTCCAACTTCCTGCCGCAGGAAGATGGCGGCTATCTGAAGCTTGGCGGCGGGCTGGAGCGGACCCAAGCCGAGTTCCGCCGCTTCTCCGCGCGCGACGCGGAGGCGCTTCCAGCTTATTACGACGCGCTCGAGAATGTCGCCGAAGTGCTGCGCGATCTCGCGCTGCAGAGCCCGCCCAATATCGGCGACGGCCTCAAGACGTTGATCGACGGCGCGCGCCAGGGGCGACGGCTGGCCAAGATGCCGCTCGAGCAGCAGCGCGACGTGCTCGACCTGTTCGTGAAGAGCGCCCGCACCTTCCTCGACAGCTGGTTCGAAAGCGAAGCGGTGAAGGCCGCGTTCGGCTTCGACGCCGTGGTCGGCAATTATGCCAGCCCGGACACGCCGGGCTCGGCCTATGTCCTCCTCCACCACGTGTTCGGCGAGGTGAACGGCAAGAAGGGCGCCTGGGGCCACAGCGTCGGCGGCATGGGCGCGATCACCCAGGCCATGGCGCGGGTGTGCGCGGCCGCCGGGGTCGAGATCAGCCTCGACGCGCCCGTGGCCCGCGTGCTGGTCGACGGGGGCAAGGCTGCGGGCGTGCGGCTGGAGAGTGGCGAGGAGATCGCCGCCGACACAATCATCGCCAATGTCGGCCCCAAATTGCTGTACGAACGGATGATGGACCCGGCCGATCTCGGCGCCGACTTCACGCGTCGCATAAAGACGTTCAAGGCGGGATCGGGCACGTTCCGGATGAACGTCGCTTTGTCCGAGCTGCCGCGCTTCACCGCCCTTCCCGAGCCGGGCGAGCATCACCAGTCGGGCATCATCATCGCGCCGACGCTCGATTATATGGACGAGGCCTTCACCGACGCGAAGCGGCACGGCTGGTCGAAGAAGCCGATCGTCGAGATGCTTATCCCGTCGACGATCGACGACGGCCTCGCCCCTCCCGGCCAACATGTCGCCAGCCTGTTCTGCCAGCAATTCGACCCCGAACTCGACTGGGACACGAATCGCGACGCGGCGGCCGACACGATCATCGACACGGTCGAAACCTATGCGCCGGGCTTCAAGGCCTCGGTGCTCGGCCGCATGATCCTTTCGCCGCTCGACCTGGAGCGCAAGTTCGGCCTCGTCAGTGGCGACATCATGCATGGCAACATGACGCTAGATCAGCTCTGGTCGGCGCGGCCCGTGCTCGGCAACGGCGCCTATCGCGGACCGGTAAAGGGGCTCTACATGTGCGGTGCGGGCACCCATCCCGGCGGCGGCGTGACCGGTGCGCCCGGCCACAATGCCGCGCGCGAGATCCTGGCCGACCGCAGCTTATTCGGCCGGCTGTTGCGGCGCGGCTGAGCGTGGCGTCAAGAAATAGAGCGGCGCGCCGAGCGCCAGCAGGACGAAGATCCAGCCCGTCGCTTCCAGACCCGCGCCGTAGAAGGTCCACAGCGCATAGACGAGGCCGACACCGGCGATGATGAGGAACGGCGTCGAGCGCGGCATCTCGCCGCGCAGCGTCAGCCGCAGGCTGGCGGCGGCGCAGGCGAGATAGAGGACCAAGGTCGCCGCCGTCGACAGCAGCGCCATGAAGGTGAACAGGTCCGCCATCGAGCGGCTGTAGTTCATCAGGATGAGGATGCTCACCAGCGCGCTCGACACGATCAGGCTGCGCGTCGGCGTATCGTTGCGGTCG
This portion of the Sphingomonas sp. LY54 genome encodes:
- a CDS encoding aromatic ring-hydroxylating dioxygenase subunit alpha; amino-acid sequence: MSQSPVLAHGSNVDPDEGWSLPAWIYRDPEFHRVEAERVMRPSWQVVCHLSDVPQAGDWHTLEFLGESIIVVRGKDAIVRAFTNVCRHRGSRIVDGSSGCTKKLVCPYHAWTYDLDGRLAGVPDKSEYPDFDMADHGLVPVEMEVWRGFIFVRLKSGGPAVWEMMAPYEERIAPYRFEEMQALGRVTMRPRPVNWKNVADNYSDGLHIPIAHPGLTRLFGRGYGVEAEENVDRMWGALVDRPSANLSERAYQKLLPPVPHLPPEAQRLWLYFKLWPNVAFDIYPDQVDFMQFLPVSPTETLIREISYALPDDRREMKAARYLNWRINRQVNAEDTVLIARVQAGMNSESFTVGPLSDQEVCLKSFCRKMRSLIPESRLHHPPAPGWSLRNAVASVT
- a CDS encoding NAD(P)/FAD-dependent oxidoreductase; the protein is MTRKYDAIIIGAGHNGLVCAFYLARAGLKVRIVERRGVVGGAAVTEEFHPGFRNSVASYTVSLLQPKVIRDMKLVDQGYKVIERPISNFLPQEDGGYLKLGGGLERTQAEFRRFSARDAEALPAYYDALENVAEVLRDLALQSPPNIGDGLKTLIDGARQGRRLAKMPLEQQRDVLDLFVKSARTFLDSWFESEAVKAAFGFDAVVGNYASPDTPGSAYVLLHHVFGEVNGKKGAWGHSVGGMGAITQAMARVCAAAGVEISLDAPVARVLVDGGKAAGVRLESGEEIAADTIIANVGPKLLYERMMDPADLGADFTRRIKTFKAGSGTFRMNVALSELPRFTALPEPGEHHQSGIIIAPTLDYMDEAFTDAKRHGWSKKPIVEMLIPSTIDDGLAPPGQHVASLFCQQFDPELDWDTNRDAAADTIIDTVETYAPGFKASVLGRMILSPLDLERKFGLVSGDIMHGNMTLDQLWSARPVLGNGAYRGPVKGLYMCGAGTHPGGGVTGAPGHNAAREILADRSLFGRLLRRG